The following coding sequences lie in one Populus trichocarpa isolate Nisqually-1 chromosome 14, P.trichocarpa_v4.1, whole genome shotgun sequence genomic window:
- the LOC18105038 gene encoding uncharacterized protein LOC18105038 isoform X1 — MVFRTEPETEPNTNNNTIMASSTTTTSTVKPHQPLHNFPLQDLKWSMNHSNNVTNHHHRFRTHKSPHRDAASAADSEGDGGVKIDKLLKKKSGDVENSERKSKIFIRLRTNKNSSGSGSSSGSSKGVVGDVAAGAVDQGSAAVVEDVEELMPKTWNLRPRRAVNNINNDSNNNNNKGLNGNGGALKICGGAVPEIKPQVPGGNRTELTRSNRNGNDANNYDNDNDNNNNNRKERGKEKEKEKKVRFSIPLTKVEIEEDIYSLTGSKPARRPKKRAKHVQKQLDCLFPGMWLDSITPDCYKVHEAPSKLRM; from the exons ATGGTGTTTCGCACTGAACCGGAAACTGAGCCAAACACAAACAACAACACTATCATGGCTTcttctactactactactagtactGTGAAACCACACCAGCCACTCCATAACTTCCCTTTGCAAGACCTAAAATGGTCAATGAACCATTCCAATAACGTTACCAACCACCACCACCGCTTTCGCACTCACAAATCTCCTCACCGCGATGCTGCTTCTGCGGCGGATTCGGAGGGAGACGGCGGGGTCAAGATTGATaaactattgaagaaaaaatctgGTGATGTTGAGAATTCGGAGAGGAAATCGAAGATCTTTATTCGGTTGAGGACTAACAAAAACAGCAGCGGAAGCGGAAGCAGCAGCGGAAGCAGCAAGGGCGTGGTTGGTGATGTTGCTGCGGGTGCAGTGGATCAGGGCTCTGCTGCTGTAGTGGAGGACGTGGAGGAACTGATGCCGAAGACGTGGAATCTGAGGCCGAGGAGAGctgttaataatattaataatgatagtaataataataataacaagggTTTGAATGGGAATGGAGGTGCTTTGAAGATTTGTGGGGGTGCGGTGCCGGAGATCAAACCTCAGGTGCCGGGTGGTAACCGGACTGAATTGACTCGGTCCAACCGGAATGGTAATGACgctaataattatgataatgataatgacaataataataataacaggaAGGAGAGggggaaggaaaaggaaaaggagaagaaggtgAGGTTTTCGATTCCTCTTACGAAAGTGGAAATTGAAGAGGATATTTATTCCTTGACTGGGTCAAAGCCGGCGAGAAGGCCTAAGAAGAGAGCAAAGCATGTGCAGAAACAACTTGAT tgCCTGTTTCCTGGTATGTGGCTGGATTCGATCACCCCGGATTGCTATAAGGTTCATGAAGCTCCTTCGAAG TTGAGAATGTAG
- the LOC18105040 gene encoding flowering locus K homology domain isoform X1, giving the protein MAQPWELQLNPSPPGTELPKLNALPVTAKRRRDDFDGGETSAAKRQARADVIFRIVVPSGKIGKVIGKQGHRIQKIREDTKATIKIADAVARHEERVIIISSKENENGATDAENALQRIAELILNEDDGGSSAGGGVEIGKLVNAGHVAANTIRLLIAGSQAGSLIGMSGQNIVKLRNSSGAMITVLAPNQLPLCASAYESDRVVQISGDVPVVLKALEEIGCQLRENPPKQVISISPSYNYSAVPFQQYAPQAAADYVTMEMMVPETMMGGLIGRSGSNISRIRVESGAVIKVHGGKGAQKHRHIQLAGSSQQVALAKQRVDEYIYSQLVQQAGTQQCIFRLQI; this is encoded by the exons ATGGCGCAACCATGGGAATTACAGTTAAATCCCTCGCCGCCAGGCACTGAATTGCCTAAGTTAAACGCCCTCCCGGTGACAGCCAAGCGCCGGCGTGACGATTTTGACGGTGGTGAAACATCCGCCGCAAAACGGCAAGCTAGAGCAGATGTTATATTCAGGATCGTGGTCCCGTCGGGAAAGATCGGAAAAGTAATCGGCAAACAAGGCCATCGTATCCAGAAGATTCGAGAAGATACCAAAGCCACGATCAAAATCGCCGACGCCGTCGCC AGACATGAAGAGCGTGTGATAATTATAAGCTCGAAGGAAAATGAGAATGGGGCAACTGACGCGGAGAATGCGTTGCAGCGAATAGCAGAGTTGATTTTGAATGAAGATGATGGAGGTAGCAGTGCCGGCGGCGGCGTGGAGATAGGGAAACTAGTCAATGCAGGGCATGTGGCTGCAAATACGATAAGATTATTAATAGCTGGGTCTCAAGCTGGTTCTTTGATAGGAATGTCTGGTCAAAATATAGTGAAATTGAGGAACTCATCAGGTGCAATGATCACTGTTCTTGCGCCGAATCAGTTGCCTCTCTGTGCTTCTGCTTATGAATCTGATCGTGTTGTGCAG ATATCAGGAGATGTACCTGTAGTGCTAAAAGCTCTGGAGGAGATTGGTTGTCAACTCAG GGAGAACCCACCTAAACAAGTAATTTCTATCAGTCCATCGTACAACTATAGCGCAGTTCCATTTCAACAATATGCGCCCCAAGCTGCAG CTGATTATGTAACCATGGAGATGATGGTCCCGGAGACAATGATGGGTGGCTTGATAGGAAGAAGTGGTTCTAATATATCAAGGATCAGAGTGGAGTCTGGAGCAGTAATCAAG GTTCATGGTGGGAAAGGTGCGCAAAAACATAGGCATATACAACTAGCTGGTAGTTCTCAGCAG GTGGCGCTAGCAAAACAGAGGGTAGATGAATACATATATTCTCAGTTGGTTCAACAAGCTGGCACTCAACA GTGTATTTTCAGGTTGCAGATATGA
- the LOC18105038 gene encoding uncharacterized protein LOC18105038 isoform X2: MVFRTEPETEPNTNNNTIMASSTTTTSTVKPHQPLHNFPLQDLKWSMNHSNNVTNHHHRFRTHKSPHRDAASAADSEGDGGVKIDKLLKKKSGDVENSERKSKIFIRLRTNKNSSGSGSSSGSSKGVVGDVAAGAVDQGSAAVVEDVEELMPKTWNLRPRRAVNNINNDSNNNNNKGLNGNGGALKICGGAVPEIKPQVPGGNRTELTRSNRNGNDANNYDNDNDNNNNNRKERGKEKEKEKKVRFSIPLTKVEIEEDIYSLTGSKPARRPKKRAKHVQKQLDCLFPGMWLDSITPDCYKVHEAPSKG; this comes from the exons ATGGTGTTTCGCACTGAACCGGAAACTGAGCCAAACACAAACAACAACACTATCATGGCTTcttctactactactactagtactGTGAAACCACACCAGCCACTCCATAACTTCCCTTTGCAAGACCTAAAATGGTCAATGAACCATTCCAATAACGTTACCAACCACCACCACCGCTTTCGCACTCACAAATCTCCTCACCGCGATGCTGCTTCTGCGGCGGATTCGGAGGGAGACGGCGGGGTCAAGATTGATaaactattgaagaaaaaatctgGTGATGTTGAGAATTCGGAGAGGAAATCGAAGATCTTTATTCGGTTGAGGACTAACAAAAACAGCAGCGGAAGCGGAAGCAGCAGCGGAAGCAGCAAGGGCGTGGTTGGTGATGTTGCTGCGGGTGCAGTGGATCAGGGCTCTGCTGCTGTAGTGGAGGACGTGGAGGAACTGATGCCGAAGACGTGGAATCTGAGGCCGAGGAGAGctgttaataatattaataatgatagtaataataataataacaagggTTTGAATGGGAATGGAGGTGCTTTGAAGATTTGTGGGGGTGCGGTGCCGGAGATCAAACCTCAGGTGCCGGGTGGTAACCGGACTGAATTGACTCGGTCCAACCGGAATGGTAATGACgctaataattatgataatgataatgacaataataataataacaggaAGGAGAGggggaaggaaaaggaaaaggagaagaaggtgAGGTTTTCGATTCCTCTTACGAAAGTGGAAATTGAAGAGGATATTTATTCCTTGACTGGGTCAAAGCCGGCGAGAAGGCCTAAGAAGAGAGCAAAGCATGTGCAGAAACAACTTGAT tgCCTGTTTCCTGGTATGTGGCTGGATTCGATCACCCCGGATTGCTATAAGGTTCATGAAGCTCCTTCGAAG GGTTAG
- the LOC18105039 gene encoding transcription termination factor MTEF18, mitochondrial has protein sequence MWKMPIPISIYTTFCRHFSSSLPKRPIFTSVPWKYKNQAIKLAQQALTDYLHSTRSLPYSYADQISKNSLVSLSNLVSNIHFTSPTFATSLQKYLRYHPINELEFFYESIGIDYDEVSGFLSNDKFFISEEGSAINVSCVLCDFGFPWNKLGMLYKEEKRVFSMSEEEVKSRLCGLKGFRFSTTSVIGISLAFPFVLRGELSGEIGALFDDLKRVFVDFDLESCVEGNVDAWYEVCRKIRVFYDLGCEKGKVGELMGKSKRIFVDYPVEVLVQKAEFFCKFGVRKEDVGLLLLTKPGILDFQLEGQVISVKGLLKHFGLSAEELKSVAQNYGHVFGRNKMANLPHVMRAMELHEWFFNKIKDGNHQLLASYVMSDPDEDLDEKYRDSLERIQCTRTPMHTMNKLEFLHAIGFGENALTIKVLTDLHGTSSELQERVDCLLRYGIVFSKLCSMIRMMPKILSQKPEILQQKLNYLCEDMKSSLQYLDIFPSFLCFNLENRIKPRHRFHMWLTERGFCKQEYSIASIVATSDKSFVARLHVIHPDAPKLWVDFSHSKAH, from the coding sequence ATGTGGAAGATGCCAATACCAATTTCAATCTATACAACATTTTGCCGCCATTTTAGCAGCTCTCTACCAAAACGTCCAATATTTACGAGTGTGCCATGGAAGTACAAGAATCAAGCAATCAAACTAGCCCAGCAAGCTTTAACAGATTATCTACACTCAACAAGGTCACTACCATACAGTTATGCAGATCAAATAAGCAAGAATtctcttgtttctctctcaAATCTCGTCTCCAACATTCATTTCACTTCACCAACATTCGCTACTTCACTTCAGAAATATCTCAGGTACCATCCCATTAatgaattagagtttttttatgaaagtattGGAATTGATTATGATGAGGTTAGTGGGTTTTTGTCTAatgacaagttttttatttctgaAGAGGGGAGTGCTATAAATGTTTCTTGTGTGCTTTGTGATTTTGGGTTTCCCTGGAATAAGTTGGGGATGTTGTATAAAGAGGAGAAACGTGTTTTCAGTATGAGTGAAGAGGAGGTGAAGTCCAGGCTTTGTGGGCTTAAGGGTTTTAGGTTTAGCACTACGTCGGTGATTGGTATTTCCTTGGCGTTTCCTTTTGTGTTGAGAGGTGAATTGAGTGGCGAGATTGGTGCTTTGTTTGATGATCTGAAAAGGGTTTTTGTGGATTTTGATTTGGAGAGTTGTGTTGAAGGAAATGTGGATGCTTGGTATGAGGTTTGTAGGAAAATTCGGGTGTTTTATGATTTGGGTTGTGAGAAAGGGAAAGTAGGGGAGTTGATGGGGAAGAGTAAAAGAATTTTTGTTGATTACCCAGTAGAGGTTTTGGTTCAAAAGGCGgagtttttttgtaaatttggtGTTAGAAAGGAGGATGTTGGTTTGTTATTACTAACGAAGCCAGGAATTTTGGATTTTCAGTTGGAAGGGCAGGTGATTTCAGTTAAGGGGTTGTTGAAGCATTTTGGGTTGAGTGCTGAAGAATTGAAATCTGTTGCTCAAAATTATGGCCATGTGTTTGGCAGAAATAAAATGGCCAATTTGCCTCATGTGATGAGAGCTATGGAGTTACATGAAtggtttttcaataaaattaaggaTGGAAATCATCAGTTGCTTGCTAGTTATGTCATGAGTGATCCTGATGAAGATTTGGATGAAAAATATAGAGATAGCTTGGAAAGGATCCAATGTACAAGAACGCCCATGCATACAATGAATAAGTTGGAGTTCTTGCATGCAATCGGGTTTGGAGAGAATGCTTTAACTATTAAGGTATTAACTGACTTGCATGGTACTAGTAGTGAATTACAAGAACGAGTTGATTGCCTTCTTCGTTATGGGATTGTATTCTCGAAGCTTTGCTCAATGATTAGAATGATGCCAAAGATCCTTAGCCAAAAACCTGAGATACTGCAGCAGAAATTAAACTACCTTTGTGAGGACATGAAATCCTCCTTGCAGTACCTTGatatttttccttcatttttgtgttttaacctGGAGAATCGGATTAAACCAAGACATAGATTTCATATGTGGCTCACAGAAAGGGGTTTCTGTAAGCAGGAGTACTCCATTGCAAGCATTGTTGCAACCAGTGACAAGAGTTTTGTAGCTCGCTTACATGTAATTCACCCAGATGCTCCAAAACTTTGGGttgatttttctcattcaaaAGCCCACTGA
- the LOC18105040 gene encoding flowering locus K homology domain isoform X3: MAQPWELQLNPSPPGTELPKLNALPVTAKRRRDDFDGGETSAAKRQARADVIFRIVVPSGKIGKVIGKQGHRIQKIREDTKATIKIADAVARHEERVIIISSKENENGATDAENALQRIAELILNEDDGGSSAGGGVEIGKLVNAGHVAANTIRLLIAGSQAGSLIGMSGQNIVKLRNSSGAMITVLAPNQLPLCASAYESDRVVQISGDVPVVLKALEEIGCQLRENPPKQVISISPSYNYSAVPFQQYAPQAAADYVTMEMMVPETMMGGLIGRSGSNISRIRVESGAVIKLPSLTKTLRYTTW; encoded by the exons ATGGCGCAACCATGGGAATTACAGTTAAATCCCTCGCCGCCAGGCACTGAATTGCCTAAGTTAAACGCCCTCCCGGTGACAGCCAAGCGCCGGCGTGACGATTTTGACGGTGGTGAAACATCCGCCGCAAAACGGCAAGCTAGAGCAGATGTTATATTCAGGATCGTGGTCCCGTCGGGAAAGATCGGAAAAGTAATCGGCAAACAAGGCCATCGTATCCAGAAGATTCGAGAAGATACCAAAGCCACGATCAAAATCGCCGACGCCGTCGCC AGACATGAAGAGCGTGTGATAATTATAAGCTCGAAGGAAAATGAGAATGGGGCAACTGACGCGGAGAATGCGTTGCAGCGAATAGCAGAGTTGATTTTGAATGAAGATGATGGAGGTAGCAGTGCCGGCGGCGGCGTGGAGATAGGGAAACTAGTCAATGCAGGGCATGTGGCTGCAAATACGATAAGATTATTAATAGCTGGGTCTCAAGCTGGTTCTTTGATAGGAATGTCTGGTCAAAATATAGTGAAATTGAGGAACTCATCAGGTGCAATGATCACTGTTCTTGCGCCGAATCAGTTGCCTCTCTGTGCTTCTGCTTATGAATCTGATCGTGTTGTGCAG ATATCAGGAGATGTACCTGTAGTGCTAAAAGCTCTGGAGGAGATTGGTTGTCAACTCAG GGAGAACCCACCTAAACAAGTAATTTCTATCAGTCCATCGTACAACTATAGCGCAGTTCCATTTCAACAATATGCGCCCCAAGCTGCAG CTGATTATGTAACCATGGAGATGATGGTCCCGGAGACAATGATGGGTGGCTTGATAGGAAGAAGTGGTTCTAATATATCAAGGATCAGAGTGGAGTCTGGAGCAGTAATCAAG CTGCCTAGCTTGACAAAAACATTGCGATATACAACTTGGTGA
- the LOC18105040 gene encoding flowering locus K homology domain isoform X2 — protein MAQPWELQLNPSPPGTELPKLNALPVTAKRRRDDFDGGETSAAKRQARADVIFRIVVPSGKIGKVIGKQGHRIQKIREDTKATIKIADAVARHEERVIIISSKENENGATDAENALQRIAELILNEDDGGSSAGGGVEIGKLVNAGHVAANTIRLLIAGSQAGSLIGMSGQNIVKLRNSSGAMITVLAPNQLPLCASAYESDRVVQISGDVPVVLKALEEIGCQLRENPPKQVISISPSYNYSAVPFQQYAPQAAADYVTMEMMVPETMMGGLIGRSGSNISRIRVESGAVIKVHGGKGAQKHRHIQLAGSSQQVALAKQRVDEYIYSQLVQQAGTQQLQI, from the exons ATGGCGCAACCATGGGAATTACAGTTAAATCCCTCGCCGCCAGGCACTGAATTGCCTAAGTTAAACGCCCTCCCGGTGACAGCCAAGCGCCGGCGTGACGATTTTGACGGTGGTGAAACATCCGCCGCAAAACGGCAAGCTAGAGCAGATGTTATATTCAGGATCGTGGTCCCGTCGGGAAAGATCGGAAAAGTAATCGGCAAACAAGGCCATCGTATCCAGAAGATTCGAGAAGATACCAAAGCCACGATCAAAATCGCCGACGCCGTCGCC AGACATGAAGAGCGTGTGATAATTATAAGCTCGAAGGAAAATGAGAATGGGGCAACTGACGCGGAGAATGCGTTGCAGCGAATAGCAGAGTTGATTTTGAATGAAGATGATGGAGGTAGCAGTGCCGGCGGCGGCGTGGAGATAGGGAAACTAGTCAATGCAGGGCATGTGGCTGCAAATACGATAAGATTATTAATAGCTGGGTCTCAAGCTGGTTCTTTGATAGGAATGTCTGGTCAAAATATAGTGAAATTGAGGAACTCATCAGGTGCAATGATCACTGTTCTTGCGCCGAATCAGTTGCCTCTCTGTGCTTCTGCTTATGAATCTGATCGTGTTGTGCAG ATATCAGGAGATGTACCTGTAGTGCTAAAAGCTCTGGAGGAGATTGGTTGTCAACTCAG GGAGAACCCACCTAAACAAGTAATTTCTATCAGTCCATCGTACAACTATAGCGCAGTTCCATTTCAACAATATGCGCCCCAAGCTGCAG CTGATTATGTAACCATGGAGATGATGGTCCCGGAGACAATGATGGGTGGCTTGATAGGAAGAAGTGGTTCTAATATATCAAGGATCAGAGTGGAGTCTGGAGCAGTAATCAAG GTTCATGGTGGGAAAGGTGCGCAAAAACATAGGCATATACAACTAGCTGGTAGTTCTCAGCAG GTGGCGCTAGCAAAACAGAGGGTAGATGAATACATATATTCTCAGTTGGTTCAACAAGCTGGCACTCAACA GTTGCAGATATGA